CCCGCTTCGTAGAACGGCCGCCGCAGGCAGCGGTCGTGAATCGTCACACCGTAAAAGGATTTCGGCCGATTGAGTTCATCGAGCTCGGGCAGTGCACCGAAAACCAGGTAGTGCACGACGGTGTTGGTGTATACCTCGGGAATGCCGGGGCAGCCAGGCAGGTTGATGACTGGCTTGTCGGTGATGAGCTGGTCGACTCCCACGCCCTGCGTTGGAGCGGGCGCAGCGGCGGGGATTCCGCCGAAGGAGGCACAGTTACCTACGGCGACGACCGCCGCCGCGCCTTTGGCGGCTTCCTTCAGCAGCGCATCGTTGGCCTTGCCGGCGACGGTGCAGTATACACCGCCGTCCTTGGTCGTGATGCTGCCTTCGACCACGAGCAGATACTGGCCGGCGTATTTTTCCATTGCGGCCTTTTTGGCCGCTTCAGCCTGTGTTCCTGCGGCGGCCATCAACGTCTCCTGATATTCGATGTCAATCGTGTTCAACACCAGGTCGGTCAGCGTCGGTGAAAGCGAACGCGAGATCGACTCGGTGCATCCGGCACAGTCCTGAAACTCGAGCCAGATTAGGGGAACGCGCGGCTTGGTTTCCAACGCACGCCGCACCTGGCGCACGAGCGACGGTCTGGGCGTGATCGACTCCACGCCCATTACCCGTGAGCCGTCACGGACGGGCAGGCTGAGGAAAGCCGCCAGTGCGCTGCTCAATTTGAAGAATTCCCGCCGGCCGACGCCCTGACGGGTCAATCGTTCCTGGATCGTTTCACGCTTCGCCATGTTCACCTCCCCGATCTGCAGGTCGATTACGAGCTGCAGTCGACGCCATCCGATTCAAGTTGGTCCCGGTACGCTTCGAGCCCGTCCTTGCCGTGCGCCAGATCACCTTTCTCTCCCTCCCAGTCGGAGGGCGTGATCTCGGCGATCCAGCCTTTCCCGTAGGGGTCGCTTGCAGCCAGGTCGGGATCGTCTGCGACGGCGTCGTTGACCTTGGTCAACACGCCCGACACCGGCGCCGGCACCGGTCCGACGAACTTGCTGCTCTCAACGGTGGCCATGCTTTTACCCTTGGCCAAATTTTGGCCGATCGCCTTGCGCTTGGGTGTGACGGCGATGAATTTTCCGCCGGCCAGTTTGATAGCCGGGGCGGTCATGCCCACGCGCACATCGCCGCCTTCGATCTCCTTCGCCCAGACGTGCTTCTTGATCATGTAATACAGATCATCCGGCAGTTCACAGCCATTGATCGTTGCCATGGATTTTCCTCCTTAGAAACTCACGACGATTTTGGCGGCGTCGGCCATCTCCCACATCGACGCACCGCCGACCATTTCCACACCGTCGATCAGATCTTCCTTCTTCAAACCATGCAGCTCCATCGATGCCGTGCAGGCTTTGAAATTTACACCGGCATCGAGTGCGTCTTGCAGGTAGCCGCCGGCCGCACGCCCGCCTTCCTTGGGGAAGACTTTGTCGGCCGCTCCCTTAACCAACAGCTGCGCGCCGTCGATGGTGAAAAACATATCCACTGCATAATCCATCGCCGCTGCCAGCGTGGCCATGAAAAACGGGGTCGCACAACGGCGCGGCGTATCCGTGCCGCTGGTCATAACAATCAATACTCGCTCTTCATCCATATGCGCGAAATCCTTTCGTTCAGAACGTCAACGTGACGGCGTTGTGTGAGGCATACTCGACGAAGGTCGCCGCACCACCGATTTCGATGCCGTCGATCAAATCCTCTTTCTTGACGCCCATCACGCCCATCGTCATCTGACAGGCGATCAGGCGCACCTTCATCTCGAGTGCCGCATCGAGCAGTTCGCTCAGCTTGCTCACGTCGGCATTCTTCATCATGTTGTTCATCATCGCCGTAGCCATAGCGGTCATGCCGGGCAACATTCCGACGATGTTCGGCACCGGCATCGGCATCGCCGGGTTGGCGATCGGAGCCACCTGCAGGTGATCGATATGCCCCTTCTTCAATATTTCCAGTCCGTAGAAGGTGAAGAAGATCCCCACTTCCATATCGAGCGCCGCGGCGGTCGTCGCCAGGATCAGCGGCGGATAAGCCGCATCGAGCGTACCGTGTGCTGCGATGATCGCCATACGAGTTGCACTTTCGTTAGACATACCTTCCTCCTGTATATCGGCCAACGATCAATACACCAACACGTTGGCCGCTTCGGATTCTTCAATCCGTGGGTGTACATTAAAATTTACTTCCACCCGAATTGCTTTACGCTTTCTTCTTGATGTAGAAGATGAATTTGTCCGCCTGCTGCTCGTGGTCGAGCAGCTCGTGCCCGGTCTTCGACGTCCAGGCGTTCATATCCGGCACCGAGCCGGGATCGGTCGAAATGACCTTGAGCACCTTTCCAGCGTCTAGTCCATCGATCGCCTTTTTGGTCTTCAAGATCGGCATCGGGCAAGACAAACCGCTGCAGTCCAGTTCATGATCAAATTTTTCACTCATGTTTCGCTCCTTGGGTAATTTGCCTATCCGGTCTCATCTCGCGCGGCGGGTATTGCATGCACGGTGCTGCCGTGCGAGAGAATTACACGACTATTTGTGTCTTAATTCGCCAATATAAAGAACAAGGAGACCGCATGTTTGCGATCTCCCAGGGTTTCAGCGTCTGCATTTCCCGGTGGAGTATGTGCTCGCGGAAATATACACTTTGAAATTTGCATACCTTTATTCATCTGCGTGGATACCATCCTGATGCAGGGAAATTAACTTCCCGTCCAACATAACATGCGACCTCCGTTGAAATCCTTATCCGAACCACAAATCCAGCTTAAGCGAAGTTTAAAATATGGGCCTCACCTCTTTCGAATGCAGACAGTCGTGCATCACGCCGATGGCGACCGACCGGTCGAGCCGTTCCCGCTCCATCAAGCATACAGTCCAACGATAATGAGACGTTCGTTATTGTATGGCCCTGCCGCACGTGAAGACGACCCGCGACGAGATCGCCTGTCCATATTCGGCGCAACTCAGTTTCCGCTGAGAATGCCAAACAGCAAATAGCCGTTGAGAGCGACGATCAAGAACAACAGGATGGCGAGCACGGCACTGGTGATGCGTGTATTGGCGAGGTCTCCCATCAGGTCCCGGCGGCGCGCGAACATCCACAAAGGGGTTACGGCCAATGGAAGGCCGAAGCTCAGCACGACCTGGCTGATGACCAGCGTACGCGTCGGATCCAGGCCGATCGATAAAACGACCATGGAGGGGATCATCGTCACCAGCCGGCGGAGCCAGGCCGGGATCTTGCGCTGCAGAAAACCCTGCATGATGACCTGGCCCGCCATGGTTCCCACCGACGCCGATGACAGGCCGGAAGCCAGCAGCGAAACTGCGAAAATCCAGCCTGCTGCGGCGCCCAGCAGCGGCTGCAGGGTCTGGTACGCCTGCTCGATCGAGGCCACATCTTTCATCCCATGGCTGTAGAAAGTGGCAGCGGCCATGATCAACATTGCTGCGTTGACCAATCCCGCGATCCCCATCGCAATGACCACGTCGACCAGCTCAAATCGATACAGGAGTCTTTTCGCTCGTCGATCTGCAGCCTTGATTCGATTCTGCGTCAGGTGAGAATGCAGAAAGATAGCGTGCGGCATGACCGTGGCACCCAAGATGCCCACGGCGAGCAGCACGCTTTCCGAACCCTGGAATTGGGGGACGAAAGCATGGTAGAGCACGTCGTTCCAAACAGGCCGATCCAGAACGGTTTCGATGAGATAACTCACCGCCACGACGCTCACCAATCCACCGATGATCGCCTCCAAAGGGCGGATGCCGAATTTCTGTAATTCGAGGATCAAGAACGATACCGCGCCGGTGATCAGTCCGGCCAACCAGAGGGGCACGCCGAACAGCAGATTGAATCCGAGGGCCGCACCGATGAATTCCGCCAGATCCGTCGATATCGCCACGATTTCCATGGCCACCCACATGAACAACACGAGAGGTCTGGGATATTGATCGCGGCACACTTCTGCCAGGTTCTTGCCGGTGGCGATACCCAGCTTCGCCGAGGTCGCCTGGATCAACATCGCCATGAGGTTGCTGGCGACGATCACCCACAAGAGCGTGTAATTGAATTGAGCCCCCGATTGGATGTTTGTGGCAAAGTTGCCGGGGTCGATGTACGCAACACTGGCGATGAACGCCGGGCCGAGAAAAGGCAGCAGGCGTGCCAACCAGCTTCGCCGTGTCTTTCCCTCGAGGATTTTTCGGGCATTCTCCTGCAATTGAAGGTCCCGGTCTGCCATATCTCCCATGTCGAACCAATCCTGCTGACAGCCAATTCGCGTTTTTCTGCGTTGAATAGCCAGTCGATTTGATGTTGTCGGTTCCTCAAGACCAGTTTCCCGATTCATCCTCTCCGTGATCCTCGACGTTCACGATCCATACGACAGTCCCGCCACATCATGCAAATTCCAGGCATCCTTGATCCAAAGGGATTCAGGTATACAGTGCGAAGACACGTTGCACACAACATCGGACAGGATTTGCAGTATTTTTTCACACGCAATCCGTTTGTACATAAATTTTCCCGCCGCTGACGCTGAAACGTCTTTATAAACAGCCAAAGAAAAGCTTAAGACAAGCTGCAAGCCAACGTCCGCTGGCAGGCTGCAGGAAAGGCAAGTGCCTGGCCTTCTCCGGCGACCGAATCTTGAAGCCTACAGCGGCATTCACTCTCAGATGCTGTTGCGTGTCAGTTAAAGAGGTGACTTTCGAAAAACAACAAGAAAATCGAACCGAGCAAGGTGATGACCGCCAGGATCGTGAGGCATGTCAAGAGACGATCACTGGTATCGAACCGTGATGCATTCTCGCCATCCCTCACCTGTTGCCCTTTAAACAGAAAGAAGCAAACAACTCCAACGACCATCAGCAGGGCAAACAGTGCGAAGAAGACGCTGAATGGAACATCCAGCTCAACCATCTTATTTCCGAATCAATTTCTTTTTACTGCCCCTTTCATTATCAACCTAAAATATAGCATACCCTTTCATGACGCACCCTTATGGCGACATTAAGCGAACATCAAGGGAGCTTTAGTGAATTTCATCACAACGCTCGATCTGATGTACAATGAAGTATGCATGCCCTTCTTTGTTGTAAAAAAATAGGATGTGCTAAGACCATACGCACGATACATCGAATGTAAAAGGTACATACTGATGAACCCAGCACATCTGCTCCTCGTCGACGATGATGCCCTGCTGCGGCGCAGCCTGAGTTACAATTTAGAACAAGCCGGATACAAAGTCACTGCGGCAGGATCGGCGGAGGATGCAATCGCGGTCGCTCGTCGAGATAAGCCCGATCTCGTCCTGCTGGACATCGGTCTTCCAGGGATGGATGGACTGGATGCGCTGCAGGTCTTTCGAAAGGAAGTCGTCTGTCCGGTGATTTTCATCACGGCACGCCGGCGCCAGTTGGACGAGGCGTTGGGATTGGAATTGGGCGCCGATGATTACGTGACGAAACCGTTCGACCAGGACGTCCTTCTGGCGCGTATTAAATCCGTGCTGCGCCGTTCGCAAGCCCCCCATTCTCCGCCGCCGCAAAACGATCCCCTGACACTGGGCGATATGCACATCGATCCCCGCGCCCACACCGTCGAGGTTGCAGGACGGCAGGTCGAATTGCCCCGGCGGGAATTCGACCTGCTGCACACGCTGGCAATGGAAGCAGGTCAGGTCATTTCGGCGGAAGATCTGCTCGCAAGAGTATGGGGAGCGGAGTACGTCGGCGAGCCGCAAGTGGTTTACGTTCACATCCGCTGGCTTCGCGAAAAACTCGAAGAGGATCCGCATACCCCCAAACGAATCGTTACGATTCGCGGCGTCGGATACAGGTTGGATCCACAAGAGGAGTAAGCCTCGGTGAATCTGAGATGGCGTTTCATTCTCGGCAACGTCCTACCGACTCTCATCATCCTCCCCCTGCTGGGTCTGATCCTCGTTTTTTACGTAGAAAGTCTGATCTTCATCCCCCGCTACAGCTCGGAGATCGAAGCCGAAATTAACCTGATCGTAGAGCTGCTCCAACACGATCCTTCTGTCCTCGAAGATCCGGGCAACGCACAAGCCTTCATCGATGAATTCATTCATGATGCCCCCTGGAGGCTGATGCTGCTCGACCCGAACGGCATCATCTTGGCCTCCAATTCCACAACGCAGCAGAATCTCGTAGGAACTGTGGTCGATTCCCCCATCTACGAGGAAGTGCTCGAATCGCGTAGCGTTGTTATCGTAAACCTGAGACATGCTTCGGAGATCATCGACGTCTGGCAGACGGTCGAAAACGACGATGGGACGCCAGCGGGAATCGTATGCATCTCACAGCCATTGGATAGTATCGCCGACGACCTGATGCAGCTTCGTCTCGTCGTGGCGGCCATCCTGCTGACAGGATTGGTCATCGGCTCGTTGATCGGCTTGGGATTGGCCGTAAGCCTCGAACGTCCTCTACGTACGATCAGCGCATGTTTACGGGAAATGGCTTGGAAAGCCAAACCCGAAGACATTAGCGTACAAGGACCGGAAGAGCTGCGGCGGCTTGCTGAAGCGTTCAACCATCTGGTCGAGCGCTTACATGCGCTCGAAAGCCAGCAAAATAAATTACTCGCCAATCTCGTACACGAATTGGGCCGGCCGATCGGCGCGCTGCGATCCAGCGCACAGGCTTTGATTACCGGCGCCGCAGACGACCTCGAACTTCGGCAGGAACTTCTGGACGGGATGGAGAAGCAAACACGCAGCATGGAAAGATTGGTGGATGATCTGACCAATCTATACGACACCTCAGCCGGCCGGTTCAAACTCCAGCGTGAACGCGTGGACCTCAACCATTGGCTGCACCAAACGTTAGCGCCATGGCGGTCGTTTGCCGAAGACAAAGACCTCAATTTCACAGTGCGAAGCGAGACACTGCCCGCGGCATGGATCGATCCTTCACGACTGGGGCAAGCGATTGGCAACCTGGTGAGCAATGCGATCAAATTCGCGCCCAAGGGTGGCGAGGTCCGTGTCTCGGCTGAAATCTGCGACGATCAGGTATGTATTCACGTCGAGGATAACGGACCCGGCCTTTCCGATGAAGACCTGAGGCACCTCTTCACGCCTTTCTACCGTGGCAATCAAGAAACTCGTTTCCCGCAGGGCATGGGTCTCGGCTTGAGTATCGCCCGGGACATCGCCATCACACATGGAGGCGCCCTGGAAGCCAGCAACATCCCGCATTCCGGGGTCCGCTTCACGATTCGCCTGCCGCTCCTCGACGCGCACACCTCTTAAACCGACATCTCAATCCACCGCACGATCCCACTTTAGACAATCTTTAACTTACAAACAGCCTCGCTTAAGGACAATAAAGCCTCCCCTTGGGTATAAAGCAAGAAGAAGCCAAGATGCTGGGTGATCATCTGCGGGCAGACTCAATTCTTCTTGGACAAATTGCTCGGCAACCATAAAAAAGGTTTACCCAACACATATGGTTTCGATATCAAAAAAAGGACGGACGAAATGCTGGACGCCCAAAAGGATAAAGAACGTACCCCTCGTTTCAACAGTCTGTGGTGGCTCATCCTGCTTGCGTTGATCATCTGGAACGTAGTCACGTTCTGGCCGAAAAGCCAGGTCAAAGCACAATTAAGCTACAGCGGCCTCATCGATCAGGTCACGCAGAATCACGTTGCCAGCGTTACCATCCAAGGGGATCAAATCCAGGGAGAATTCATCGAACCGCAGGCGCTTCCCGCAACGGATCTAACGACCACAAACATAACAATAACGCCGACTCCGAGCGGGACAGAAAATACAGCCAACTCGAAACCGATACTTTACACGGGCTTTACTACGATATTCCCCGAAAGCGTCGGCGATCCTCAGCTCATCCCGTTACTGAAAACGCATAACGTGATCATTCAGGCGGAAACCGCATCGACGCCCTGGTTCAGCGTATTGCTCACCTACGGCTTGCCGATCTTACTGATGATCGGCGTACTTTATTGGATGGGACGCCAGGCGGCACAGAACCAAAAAGGCATTTTTAATTTCGGACAAAGCAAAGCCCGCCAGTACGAAGATCAACACCAAGAGGAAGTCACCTTCGATGATGTAGCCGGAGCGGATGAGGCCAAACGCGACCTGCAGGAAGTCGTCGATTTCCTGCGTCACCCGAAGAAATACCACGAACTGGGAGCCCGCATTCCGCGCGGCGTACTGCTGGTAGGACAACCGGGAACGGGCAAGACCTTGATGGCGCGTGCCGTTGCCGGTGAAGCCAGGGTTCCGTTTTTCAGCCTGAGCGCTTCGGAATTCGTAGAGATGTTCGTCGGCGTGGGCGCCAGCCGCGTCCGTGATTTGTTCGCACGAGCCAAAGCCGCCGCCCCGGCCATCGTCTTCATCGATGAGCTGGATGCCGTTGGGCGCAGGCGCGGTGCAGGCTTGGGAGCGGTCAACGACGAGCGCGAACAAACGCTGAATCAACTTTTGGTCGAAATGGACGGCTTCGACGAGCACCATGAACTGATCCTCATGGCCGCCACCAACCGGCCGGACGTTCTCGACCCAGCCCTGCTGCGCCCCGGGCGCTTCGACCGACGCATCGTGGTGAACATGCCGGATCGAGCCGGCCGAGAAGGGATCCTGCGCATTCACACACGCAAGATCCCCCTCGCAGAAGATGTCGACCTCGATCTACTCGCGCGCACCACGACGGGTTTCAGCGGCGCCGACTTGGCCAATCTATGCAACGAATCGGCCCTGATCGCCGCCCGAAACGAACACGAAAAAGTCACCATGACCGACTTCGAAGAAGCGGTGGACAAGGTACTGCTCGGTGGTGTCCGCCCGCTTCTGCTGGACCCCAACGACCGCAAGATTGTGGCCTACCATGAGGCCGGCCATGCGCTCGTGGCCTGGTTCACACCGCTTGCAGATCCGGTGCACAAAGTAACCATCATCCCGCGCGGCAAGGCCTTGGGCGTGACGGAGCAAGTCCCCGGCGAAGACCATTACAACTACAGCCGCGGTTACTTGATGGCACGCCTGGCGGTGATGCTGGGCGGCCGAACGTCGGAAGAGTTGAACATTGGAGAGCCGACCACCGGTGCCGAAAACGATCTGGTCGAGGCGACTCGTCTCGCCCGACGCATGGTCACCCGCTGGGCCATGGGCTCTCTGGATGCGATGGCGTTCGTCAGCGATGAGGAACAGCCATTTTTAGGATACGAACTCGCCCGAGGACACGAATTTAGTGAGGAGACCGCTGCACACATCGACCGCGATATCCAGGAACTCCTTCACGAAAGGCATTCCTTCGTCCGTGAACTCCTCGACAAAAAACATGAGAAGCTGGTCGACCTCGCTAACGCATTGCTCCAAGAAGAAACGATCGACCAGAACGAATTGAAAAACATTTTAGGGGACCGGCCTGTGGCGGAAGTGCAGCAAACGCCGCTCGCCCCGAGTCCCGAAAAAGCAGCTTCAAACCCAGATTCAACCACCCCACATTGATATCAGGAGAGCCGCAAGGAGAATAATCAATGAAAAGCAACAATATCCGTTTTCGAACCGCAGTTTTATTCAGTGCGGTCATCTTGGCAAGCGTAATGGTTACCGGTTGTGCAGTTACTACGCCAACCGCCGCACTGTCGACGCCGACCAGCACCCCCGAAGTCAACACACCTTCCGTAACGACATCGGGGGCATTGACCTCACTCGAGGGCTCATTGGAGGATATTTACACACAACTCAGCCCCTCCGTCGTTAATATCAGCGTGATCCAGGATACGACGTCGACTTCTTTGTTCGGTTTCCAGTCCCAGCAACAACAAGAAGCAACCGGCTCCGGATTCATCTGGGACCGAAATGGCTATATCGTGACGAACAACCACGTAGTGGAGAACTCCCACGATATCCGTGTCACGTTCTCGGATGGCGCGATCGTTTCCGCAGAGGTC
The sequence above is drawn from the Anaerolineales bacterium genome and encodes:
- a CDS encoding hydrogenase small subunit, which codes for MAKRETIQERLTRQGVGRREFFKLSSALAAFLSLPVRDGSRVMGVESITPRPSLVRQVRRALETKPRVPLIWLEFQDCAGCTESISRSLSPTLTDLVLNTIDIEYQETLMAAAGTQAEAAKKAAMEKYAGQYLLVVEGSITTKDGGVYCTVAGKANDALLKEAAKGAAAVVAVGNCASFGGIPAAAPAPTQGVGVDQLITDKPVINLPGCPGIPEVYTNTVVHYLVFGALPELDELNRPKSFYGVTIHDRCLRRPFYEAG
- a CDS encoding DsrE/DsrF/DrsH-like family protein is translated as MDEERVLIVMTSGTDTPRRCATPFFMATLAAAMDYAVDMFFTIDGAQLLVKGAADKVFPKEGGRAAGGYLQDALDAGVNFKACTASMELHGLKKEDLIDGVEMVGGASMWEMADAAKIVVSF
- a CDS encoding DsrE/DsrF/DrsH-like family protein — its product is MSNESATRMAIIAAHGTLDAAYPPLILATTAAALDMEVGIFFTFYGLEILKKGHIDHLQVAPIANPAMPMPVPNIVGMLPGMTAMATAMMNNMMKNADVSKLSELLDAALEMKVRLIACQMTMGVMGVKKEDLIDGIEIGGAATFVEYASHNAVTLTF
- a CDS encoding sulfurtransferase TusA family protein, which produces MSEKFDHELDCSGLSCPMPILKTKKAIDGLDAGKVLKVISTDPGSVPDMNAWTSKTGHELLDHEQQADKFIFYIKKKA
- a CDS encoding Nramp family divalent metal transporter is translated as MGDMADRDLQLQENARKILEGKTRRSWLARLLPFLGPAFIASVAYIDPGNFATNIQSGAQFNYTLLWVIVASNLMAMLIQATSAKLGIATGKNLAEVCRDQYPRPLVLFMWVAMEIVAISTDLAEFIGAALGFNLLFGVPLWLAGLITGAVSFLILELQKFGIRPLEAIIGGLVSVVAVSYLIETVLDRPVWNDVLYHAFVPQFQGSESVLLAVGILGATVMPHAIFLHSHLTQNRIKAADRRAKRLLYRFELVDVVIAMGIAGLVNAAMLIMAAATFYSHGMKDVASIEQAYQTLQPLLGAAAGWIFAVSLLASGLSSASVGTMAGQVIMQGFLQRKIPAWLRRLVTMIPSMVVLSIGLDPTRTLVISQVVLSFGLPLAVTPLWMFARRRDLMGDLANTRITSAVLAILLFLIVALNGYLLFGILSGN
- a CDS encoding response regulator transcription factor, with the protein product MNPAHLLLVDDDALLRRSLSYNLEQAGYKVTAAGSAEDAIAVARRDKPDLVLLDIGLPGMDGLDALQVFRKEVVCPVIFITARRRQLDEALGLELGADDYVTKPFDQDVLLARIKSVLRRSQAPHSPPPQNDPLTLGDMHIDPRAHTVEVAGRQVELPRREFDLLHTLAMEAGQVISAEDLLARVWGAEYVGEPQVVYVHIRWLREKLEEDPHTPKRIVTIRGVGYRLDPQEE
- a CDS encoding ATP-binding protein, which codes for MNLRWRFILGNVLPTLIILPLLGLILVFYVESLIFIPRYSSEIEAEINLIVELLQHDPSVLEDPGNAQAFIDEFIHDAPWRLMLLDPNGIILASNSTTQQNLVGTVVDSPIYEEVLESRSVVIVNLRHASEIIDVWQTVENDDGTPAGIVCISQPLDSIADDLMQLRLVVAAILLTGLVIGSLIGLGLAVSLERPLRTISACLREMAWKAKPEDISVQGPEELRRLAEAFNHLVERLHALESQQNKLLANLVHELGRPIGALRSSAQALITGAADDLELRQELLDGMEKQTRSMERLVDDLTNLYDTSAGRFKLQRERVDLNHWLHQTLAPWRSFAEDKDLNFTVRSETLPAAWIDPSRLGQAIGNLVSNAIKFAPKGGEVRVSAEICDDQVCIHVEDNGPGLSDEDLRHLFTPFYRGNQETRFPQGMGLGLSIARDIAITHGGALEASNIPHSGVRFTIRLPLLDAHTS
- the ftsH gene encoding ATP-dependent zinc metalloprotease FtsH, with product MLDAQKDKERTPRFNSLWWLILLALIIWNVVTFWPKSQVKAQLSYSGLIDQVTQNHVASVTIQGDQIQGEFIEPQALPATDLTTTNITITPTPSGTENTANSKPILYTGFTTIFPESVGDPQLIPLLKTHNVIIQAETASTPWFSVLLTYGLPILLMIGVLYWMGRQAAQNQKGIFNFGQSKARQYEDQHQEEVTFDDVAGADEAKRDLQEVVDFLRHPKKYHELGARIPRGVLLVGQPGTGKTLMARAVAGEARVPFFSLSASEFVEMFVGVGASRVRDLFARAKAAAPAIVFIDELDAVGRRRGAGLGAVNDEREQTLNQLLVEMDGFDEHHELILMAATNRPDVLDPALLRPGRFDRRIVVNMPDRAGREGILRIHTRKIPLAEDVDLDLLARTTTGFSGADLANLCNESALIAARNEHEKVTMTDFEEAVDKVLLGGVRPLLLDPNDRKIVAYHEAGHALVAWFTPLADPVHKVTIIPRGKALGVTEQVPGEDHYNYSRGYLMARLAVMLGGRTSEELNIGEPTTGAENDLVEATRLARRMVTRWAMGSLDAMAFVSDEEQPFLGYELARGHEFSEETAAHIDRDIQELLHERHSFVRELLDKKHEKLVDLANALLQEETIDQNELKNILGDRPVAEVQQTPLAPSPEKAASNPDSTTPH